A single Melopsittacus undulatus isolate bMelUnd1 chromosome 11, bMelUnd1.mat.Z, whole genome shotgun sequence DNA region contains:
- the C5 gene encoding complement C5 encodes MMVLICFFVLLFSGTSLSQEKTYVITAPKVFRAGASEKVVVQAFGYEKEFPVNIAIKSFPDKLAVYSSGHVSLTPANKFQDAVTLTLQPTDLPRTENSVNYMYLEAVSPHFTRSKKIPVSYENGFLFIHTDKPVYTPDQSVKVRVYSLNEELQPALRETVLTFVDPEGVKVDIIEEEDFTGIVSFPDFKIPPNPKYGIWKIEAKYKKDFVTSAVAKFEVKEYAMPSFSIVIEPESNFISSDKFENFRIAVKASYFYNKKLTSADVFLRFGIIEETGKRMMPRAMHVTRIENGVAEINFDCKKAVGFIGIHSLEELDGSYLYIVASVLESAGGLSGEAEYSGVRFAVSPYKLSLVATPLFVKPGLPFFIKVQVKDTVDDFVGKVPVTVTAKSFSEQMGETELIPEGSESGRRRTSLNDGTALFVVNIPSDSKVLEFQVKTADPHLSDENQAIKTYEAKAYSSLSRSYLYIDWASNHKILEVGDVININIYPHSQYSHRIQHYSYLITSKGKIVTFGTQKRIKDLEYEHLTFQITQEMVPSARLIVYYIVTGEQTAELVADSVWLNVEQKCGNSLDIKLQSSKEILKPAEVVSLNMKTQFNSFVALSSIDKAIYGVTGRGKRAMEKIMLQLEKSDLGCGAGGGQNNVDVFRMAGLTFLTNTNAEDSNEADDTCNEVLRTKRSDFKEKILKEVSKYGHPEMRKCCMAGVRAYPVTETCSDRAQRIQSNQKCISAFKDCCEFANRLREEEPNKLLILARMHFETFLELDEAEVRSYFPESWLWEVHQVSPRSKTLSITLPDSLTTWEVQGVGISDKGICVAAPLELQVVKDIFLSVYVPYSVVRGEQIELKGSVYNHRASAIKFCVKISAGNGICSFGDSASTGSRMRGCNLKNLDGGSSSPVTFRILPLELGLHTINFTLLTARNSETVVKTLRVMPEGIKKELHSGFTLDPQGIYGSIKRRQEFRYKIPLNLVPKTKIDRSVSVKGHLMGEAIATVVSPNGLSVLANLPKGSAEAELMSIAPVFYVFYYLEESNNWHLLGPETLTSRTQMRRKMKEGIVSILSFRNSDFSYSMWKNGQASTWLTAFALRILGQVNKYVNLDQISVCNSLLWLIDNCQMPDGSFTEFSNYQPVKLQGTLPREAKEKSLYLTAFSVIGIEKSIQICPTQKIHDAKNKAGDYLLKNVQSAQSPFTMAITSYALALVDLNHHAARAAFSALKKEASVIGDPPIYRFWKDTLKSVDQHTPSSVTAQMVETTAYALLTTLLRGDKNYADPIIKWLSEEQRHGGGFYSTQDTINALEALTEYSLLIKRLNLDMNVKVAYKNHGELNVFKLTEDNFVGRTMTVPLDDDIYVSTGSSTGVATVNVRTVYNTIGTSEESCNFELKIVPKRDDGYRREEGEPLGRLEACAKYRPSVREPQSGSAHAVMDIGLVSGLVANTDDLNTLASGVDQLIADYEIKDGHVILQIDSVPANNFLCVGFRIRELFQVGMLNPATFTVYEYHAPDKRCTIFYNPYGNEKLMRLCEGDECKCMEAECSKVQDRLDRSITADTRREAACQKDIAYVYKVNILSRSEEGYFVKYSATLLDLYKRGQTFAQKNNEITFVKKKTCTDVELSPGEQYLIMGKEALKISVGYNFKYQYPLDSSTWIEWWPSTTACTFCQEFLNTMEDFAEDLMITGC; translated from the exons ATGATGGTCTTAatatgtttctttgttttgctattttctGGAACATCTTTAAGCCAAGAGAAGAC ATACGTCATTACAGCGCCAAAGGTCTTCCGAGCTGGGGCATCTGAGAAAGTTGTAGTTCAAGCTTTTGGTTATGAAAAGGAATTTCCGGTCAATATTGCCATAAAAAGCTTTCCAGATAAACTTGCTGTTTATTCTTCTGGCCATGTTTCTTTAACTCCAGCCAACAAATTCCAAGACGCTGTAACTTTAACA CTTCAGCCAACAGATTTGCCAAGAACAGAGAATTCAGTCAATTATATGTATTTGGAAGCTGTTTCTCCACATTTTACAAGATCAAAAAAAATTCCTGTTTCCTATGagaatggatttctttttattcatacAGACAAACCAGTTTATACTCCTGATCAGTCAG TGAAAGTCAGGGTTTACTCTCtgaatgaagaactgcagccagctctgcgAGAAACTGTCCTAACGTTTGTG GACCCTGAAGGAGTAAAAGTGGATATTATAGAAGAAGAAGATTTTACTGGaatagtttcttttcctgacttCAAGATTCCTCCTAATCCTAA gTATGGAATTTGGAAGATTGAAGCCAAGTATAAGAAGGATTTTGTAACCTCTGCTGTTGCAAAATTTGAAGTTAAGGAATATG CAATGCCAAGCTTTTCCATCGTCATAGAGCCAGAAAGTAACTTCATTAGTTCTGATAAATTTGAGAACTTTAGGATTGCTGTGAAAGCCAG ctatttttataataaaaagctTACAAGTGCTGATGTTTTTCTTCGTTTTGGAATAAttgaagaaactggaaaaagaatgatgCCTCGTGCCATGCATGTAACTAGG ATTGAAAACGGTGTTGCTGAGATCAATTTTGACTGTAAGAAAGCAGTGGGTTTTATAGGGATTCACAGTCTAGAAGAATTGGATGGGTCATATTTATATATTGTGGCATCAGTGTTGGAGTCTGCAG GTGGCCTCAGTGGTGAAGCAGAATATTCCGGAGTCAGATTTGCTGTATCTCCTTACAAACTGAGTTTGGTTGCTACTCCTCTCTTTGTGAAGCCTGGACTTCCATTCTTCATTAAG GTGCAGGTGAAAGATACAGTAGATGACTTTGTTGGGAAAGTGCCTGTAACTGTCACTGCAAAGTCCTTTAGTGAGCAAATGGGTGAGACTGAGTTGATACCAGAGGGCTCAGAATCTGGGAGAAGGAGAACAAGCTTGAATGATGGAACTGCTTTGTTTGTTGTTAATATCCCATCTGATAGCAAAGTATTGGAGTTTCAA gtaaaaacTGCAGATCCACATCTTTCAGATGAAAACCAAGCAATTAAAACCTATGAAGCAAAAGCTTATTCATCATTAAGTCGGAGTTATCTATATATTGACTGGGCTTCCAACCACAAAATACTAGAAGTAGGGGatgtaataaatattaatatatatccACATAGTCAGTATAGCCATAGAATACAACACTACAGCTATTTG ATCACATCAAAAGGGAAGATAGTAACCTTTGGAACTCAGAAGAGAATTAAGGATTTGGAATATGAACATCTGACTTTTCAGATAACCCAAGAAATGGTTCCTTCAGCACGTCTTATTGTGTACTACATAGTCACAGGAGAACAAACTGCTGAGTTAGTAGCTGATTCAGTTTGGCTGAATGTGGAACAGAAATGTGGGAATAGTCTTGAT ATTAAGCTGCAGTCAAGCAAAGAGATCCTGAAACCAGCAGAAGTTGTATCGCTTAATATGAAAACACAATTCAATTCCTTTGTTGCTTTGTCATCTATTGACAAGGCAATATATGGAGtcacaggaagaggaaagagagcAATGGAAAAA ATAATGCTACAGTTGGAAAAGAGTGACCTTGGGtgtggtgctggaggaggacaGAACAATGTTGATGTCTTTCGAATGGCTGGGCTTACATTTTTAACCAATACAAATGCCGAAGATTCAAATGAAGCAG ATGACacttgcaatgaagttttaagAACCAAACGGTCTGACTTCAAGGAGAAGATACTCAAAGAAG TATCCAAATATGGACATCCAGAAATGCGAAAGTGCTGCATGGCTGGCGTCAGAGCCTATCCAGTCACTGAGACCTGCAGTGACAGAGCTCAGCGAATTCAGAGTAACCAGAAGTGCATCTCTGCCTTCAAAGATTGCTGTGAATTTGCAAACAGGCTGCGGGAGGAAGAGCCTAATAAGCTTCTGATATTGGCCAGAATGC ATTTTGAGACCTtcttggaactggatgaggcAGAAGTTCGTAGCTACTTCCCTGAAAGCTGGTTATGGGAAGTCCACCAAGTTTCCCCAAG GTCAAAGACACTGTCTATCACCTTGCCTGATTCATTAACTACCTGGGAAGTACAAGGTGTTGGCATTTCTGATAAAG GTATATGTGTTGCTGCACCCCTGGAACTGCAAGTGGTAAAAGATATCTTCCTGAGCGTGTATGTTCCTTATTCTGTGGTGCGAGGAGAACAAATTGAGTTAAAAGGATCAGTTTATAACCACAGAGCTTCTGCAATTAAG ttctgtgttAAAATATCAGCTGGAAATGGAATCTGCTCCTTTGGAGATTCTGCATCTACTGGATCAAGAATGCGTGGTTGTAACCTTAAGAATCTAGATGGTGGTTCTTCATCCCCAGTTACATTCAGAATACTTCCTTTGGAATTAGGTCTTCACACTATCAACTTTACATTGCTGACAGCCAGAAACAGTGAAACTGTGGTTAAAACTTTACGTGTAatg CCAGAAGGCATTAAGAAAGAACTTCATTCAGGTTTCACTTTGGACCCACAGGGCATTTATG GCTCAATCAAGAGACGACAAGAATTTCGATACAAAATCCCACTAAACCTGGTCCCTAAAACAAAAATTGATAGAAGTGTCAGTGTAAAAG ggCATTTGATGGGTGAAGCAATTGCCACAGTCGTCAGTCCTAATGGTCTCAGTGTTCTGGCTAATCTGCCAAAGGGCAGTGCAGAAGCAGAGTTGATGAGTATTGCCCCagtattttatgtgttttacTACTTGGAAGAGTCAAATAACTGGCATTTACTGGGTCCTGAAACCTTAACTTCAAGAACTCAaatgaggaggaagatgaaagaAG GAATTGTGAGCATATTGTCATTCAGGAATTCTGACTTCTCATATAGCATGTGGAAGAATGGGCAAGCTAGCACGTG GTTGACAGCTTTTGCTCTAAGGATTCTCGGACAAgttaataaatatgtaaatctTGATCAGATTTCTGTTTGTAATTCCCTTCTGTGGTTGATTGATAACTGTCAAATGCCAGATGGGTCATTCACTGAATTTTCAAATTACCAACCAGTGAAACTCCAG GGTACCTTACCTAGAGAagctaaagaaaaatctttatatCTCACAGCATTTTCTGTTATTGGAATTGAGAAGTCAATTCAAATATGTCCTACTCAG AAAATCCATGatgctaaaaataaagcaggagaTTATTTGCTGAAGAACGTGCAGTCTGCTCAGAGCCCTTTCACTATGGCCATAACCTCGTATGCTTTAGCTCTTGTGGATTTGAACCACCATGCTGCACGAGCGGCATTCTCTGCGTTGAAGAAGGAAGCATCTGTCATAG GTGACCCTCCTATTTACCGGTTTTGGAAGGATACTCTCAAATCAGTAGACCAGCACACTCCCAGCTCTGTTACTGCACAAATGGTTGAAACCACAGCATATGCCTTGCTCACTACTTTGCTAAGAGGGGACAAAAACTATGCTGATCCAATAATCAAATGGTTGTCTGAAGAACAAAGGCATGGTGGAGGATTCTATTCGACTCAG GACACAATTAATGCCCTCGAGGCCTTGACTGAATATTCACTTCTTATCAAACGGCTAAATTTGGACATGAATGTTAAGGTAGCATATAAAAACCATGGAGAACTCAATGtgtttaaactgacagaagatAACTTTGTGGGAAGAACTATGACA GTACCTCTGGATGATGACATATATGTaagcactggcagcagcactggtgtaGCTACAGTAAAT GTGAGGACAGTATATAACACAATCGGGACTTCTGAAGAGTCATGTAACTTTGAATTGAAGATTGTTCCAAAGAGAGATGATG GTTACAGAAGAGAAGAAGGTGAGCCACTGGGGCGCTTAGAGGCTTGTGCAAA GTACAGGCCTAGTGTGAGAGAGCCGCAGTCAGGGTCTGCTCATGCTGTGATGGACATAGGTTTGGTTAGTGGATTGGTAGCAAATACAGATGACTTAAATACT CTTGCAAGTGGCGTTGATCAGTTAATAGCAGATTATGAGATAAAAGATGGGCATGTTATTCTGCAGATAGACTCT GTACCAGCtaataattttctctgtgttgGGTTCCGAATAAGAGAGCTTTTCCAGGTTGGAATGCTTAATCCTGCCACATTCACTGTGTATGAATATCATGCACCAG ATAAAAGGTGCACTATATTTTATAACCCCTATGGAAATGAAAAACTTATGAGACTCTGTGAAGGAGATGAATGCAAGTGCATGGAAG CTGAGTGTAGTAAAGTACAAGACAGACTAGATCGGTCAATAACTGCTGATACTAGGAGAGAAGCTGCGTGCCAGAAGGATATTGCATATG TTTATAAAGTGAACATTTTATCTCGCAGTGAAGAGGGTTATTTTGTAAAGTATTCTGCAACTCTGCTGGATCTCTATAAAAGAG GGCAGACTTTTgctcagaaaaataatgaaataaccTTTGTTAAGAAGAAGACCTGTACAGATGTTGAGTTGAGCCCAGGAGAGCAGTATTTGATCATGGGAAAAGAAGCCTTGAAGATAAGTGTTGGTTACAATTTCAA ATACCAGTACCCTTTGGACTCCAGCACTTGGATTGAGTGGTGGCCTTCAACTACAGCATGTACATTTTGTCAGGAGTTTTTGAATACAATGGAAGATTTTGCTGAAGATCTCATGATCACTGGCTGCTGA